Genomic segment of Drosophila simulans strain w501 chromosome 2R, Prin_Dsim_3.1, whole genome shotgun sequence:
TCCAATCGCTGCTTATCGAAAAGCTTCTCCGTTGCACTTATCCCTGAGGTCAGAATCTCCAGGCAACAACCCAGGAGGGCGCGGCTGTCGATGATCTCCTGAAGCGTTGCCTTGAACTTGGCCACCTCCTCGTTGAAGTGCTGCTCTAGGATGTCCGAGTGCAAATCGGAACCATGGGCCTGCAGAGAAGGTATCAGAGTGGTGTCCAGTGACTCAAAAGAAGCCAGACAGCTGCGCATTATGGTTTTCACTGAAAAGGAATTGGTACTGAAGTTAATTGCgctttttttataattatatataataaattatacttTTCAAGTTGGGCGCAaaggaaatggcaaaaatgccTATCTGAGTGGCGCGATCTATGTTCACATCAAAGTCCGCTATGAACTCATCGGCCAGATCATCATTATCCGGGCTGTTCCTCAACAGCGCTCTAATTTTGTCCACCGAAAACTTCTCGAAGTCCAGGAAGCATGTGAATACCAAGCGCAGAAGCGCATCGTTGATAAAGTCCTCCAACTGGTAAATCGCCTGTTCCATGGTCATTGCCCGCAGGTTGAGGGTGGACAGGTAGTTGGCACTGGAAGACTCCTTACACTCCTCCTGAAAGGCATTGCACTCGCGGATGACCTAGAGCAGAAATGAGGGAAATAAATATGGGAATACTGCAGAGGATGTACACCCACCTTTTGGCACAAGGCACTGAGAGCTCTCTTGTCCTGCGACAAAGCCACATTGGCAAATCCCAGGGATTGACCCAAGATCAAATCAATGTTGGCGCGCAACTTCTGGCTGAGGGGAAGGACTTCCTGTGGAGTCTTCGGGCAGTTGGAGATATCGTTGTTTTCCTCACTGTGCGAGGTGAACTGCGCCAAACAATCCAGCGCGCCATCCACCAGCTTAAGGAACGAGCGCTCCGGAGCGACTGCTTCGCCACTCGATTCTCCGCTGTAGAGATGCATGAGGCGCTTCAGGCACCAGCGTATGCGGTCCAGAAAGTACTGATGACTTACCTGCTTTCAGAGAGTAAGACATTACTGTGCATTGCATGGATGAGATCCAAATTACTCACCGAGACTGAGGTGCCGCATTCTAGTTTCATGGTGCTCTCCACCTGGCGAATGCAGATCATAATCTGGCTGAGGCAGAGGCACACCAGCTCCGAACACTCCGACTCCCCCTGGGAGCAGAATAAGCTGTGGGCCAAGGTAGCGAATTCCAATAGCACGGCGCACAGATCCTGAAATTGAAAGCAACAAGTGATTGGTGTCCTGCGGTTAGTGGTCCGTTTCCCCCACTCACATTCAGCCAGTTTGTATTTGCTGCATTGTTCCTGTTCAGTATCAGCAAGCAGGCCTCTAGCTTCTTACGCAAAACTTCCATTATTGCCGGCAAATGTGAGTTTAAATATTCTGTGggcaaaagtaaaagtaaacaacttttttaaaatttggcTTCAATTCGCTGTGAATGGCAAGATGGCACGGCTTGGCGTTAGTTACAACCAGTGCGGCGAAATGCCCTCACCGCCACACGGTCCCACTGGACGCATCACTTTTTCGGTAGCAAAAACTTGTAGAAAATTGTCAATTCAATTCGCTGGTAGTTGTATATCCATGTGAAGCAGAGATAAGCTACGCCAACTCTACCCGTCGCCCACGCCACGTCGCACAGTCGCGCCCCGCCACAAATATCGAAAGCAGGCCCCACAGACCGCAAGCATAACCCAAAATGAGCTCCTCGAATGCGGGACAGCGCACGAAGCTAATTCAGGAGAAGTGCCAGACCCTCCTGACGCAGATGCTCCGCGACGAGGACAACAAGTACTGCGTGGACTGCGATGCCAAGGGTATGTAGATGGGGTCCACTTGTTCGCCGAGAGATACGCCTCTTGTTGACGCAcatctgtgtgcgtgcgtgcgtgcATATACACACCACATATGCATCTGCACTCCGATAAAAGCCTATGTGCTGTCACTAAATGCTACCTTTTATCCCTAGGTCCGCGCTGGGCCTCCTGGAACCTGGGCATGTTCCTCTGCATCCGCTGCGCCGGCATCCATCGCAACCTGGGCGTGCACATATCGCGCGTCAAGTCCGTCAACCTGGACACTTGGACGCCGGAGCAGGTGATCTCGCTGCAGCAGATGGGCAACTCGCGGGCTCGCGCCGTCTACGAGGCGCAGCTGCCGGACGGCTTCCGTCGCCCGCAGACGGACACAGCGTTGGAGAACTTCATCCGGGCCAAGTACGAGCACAAGAAGTACCTGGCACGCGAGTGGGTGCCTCCCTCGCCGCCGAAAGTGGACTGGGCCAAGGAGATcgacgaggagctggagcgCCAGAAGCGCAAGAAGAAGAGCACGCAGGCACAGGCCACTTTGGGCCTGGTTGGAGTGGCCGGTGGCAGCGGCGACAAGCGCCTCTCCGGGTCATCTGCGTCGGCGCTCAAGAACACCCCCCTGCCCGCACCGCTGCCAAAGCCGAAACCCAACCAGGTCGGCGGGTGCAGCCCAAAGACGACGCAGCGCATCCAACTGAACAACAGCGGCGCCAGCAGTGCCGGCGAAAGCGACCTCTTGGGCCTGTCCTCGCCCACCAAGCCCATTGTCGCGACCAGTGCCAGCCAAGACCTGCAAAACGAAAGTTTCACCAGCTTTCTCAGCGCCGAATCGATTGCCGGACAGCCGGATAAGCCGAACGGCAGCAACGGCGACGCCGCCAATTTGATGGGCTCGAAGCCGAACTCGCTGGCACAAGAGGAGCAGGACTTCTTCAACCAGGGCTCACTGGGCGCCGGCGGCAGCGAGAAGGATCAGTCCGGCAAGA
This window contains:
- the LOC6733621 gene encoding stromal membrane-associated protein 2, which encodes MSSSNAGQRTKLIQEKCQTLLTQMLRDEDNKYCVDCDAKGPRWASWNLGMFLCIRCAGIHRNLGVHISRVKSVNLDTWTPEQVISLQQMGNSRARAVYEAQLPDGFRRPQTDTALENFIRAKYEHKKYLAREWVPPSPPKVDWAKEIDEELERQKRKKKSTQAQATLGLVGVAGGSGDKRLSGSSASALKNTPLPAPLPKPKPNQVGGCSPKTTQRIQLNNSGASSAGESDLLGLSSPTKPIVATSASQDLQNESFTSFLSAESIAGQPDKPNGSNGDAANLMGSKPNSLAQEEQDFFNQGSLGAGGSEKDQSGKMSKDSILALYGSAPATHNPQMNFGGFTGMAPGGYMHQQQQQQIPHQFMTPPNSVSMYNSPVMAAPNAFSNAAISSATAMSMGGSHGFTGAQFPSTGGSPYAAAGQAAATNLMQTNQSILSGMPLFGAVPQQQQQHQQHQQQQLQQQHHPQLGGLSMNLMQPLPSGLNIGQPPQGAGGFAATGPTTSSVPSNLNQQFGNLNIGNVWQ
- the LOC6733620 gene encoding serendipity locus protein alpha — its product is MEVLRKKLEACLLILNRNNAANTNWLNDLCAVLLEFATLAHSLFCSQGESECSELVCLCLSQIMICIRQVESTMKLECGTSVSVSHQYFLDRIRWCLKRLMHLYSGESSGEAVAPERSFLKLVDGALDCLAQFTSHSEENNDISNCPKTPQEVLPLSQKLRANIDLILGQSLGFANVALSQDKRALSALCQKVIRECNAFQEECKESSSANYLSTLNLRAMTMEQAIYQLEDFINDALLRLVFTCFLDFEKFSVDKIRALLRNSPDNDDLADEFIADFDVNIDRATQIGIFAISFAPNLKMKTIMRSCLASFESLDTTLIPSLQAHGSDLHSDILEQHFNEEVAKFKATLQEIIDSRALLGCCLEILTSGISATEKLFDKQRLEDLVQISLLLVEHFQLEVNRKGLSETQNQLGEEYYQQFIRVLRECKAILMCASQVEPQRILKRFKILRTILRKLHGSLGAGKQEEELPILLAPLLADDTKGLNEDETNFSGFKTDRGGSILYDTERRNRVTRRTDNKLPTNTLDIKSEKTKPNGNVLRRESLRTVMFKRQNIAESRKLYTSMSNQSTDLQITDILDQLTGMSNGYFEC